One window of Pseudomonadota bacterium genomic DNA carries:
- a CDS encoding aspartyl/asparaginyl beta-hydroxylase domain-containing protein, whose translation MSDTAIATGPLGRIRAASAYVFRKSVFWIGFYIRPPIHWFIGLFSKVGNPPVFESDVFDWTSNLEANWEAIRDEALAVCRPEDAPPLREVSPDHSRIATDEKWKVFFLFGYRYEIEENTARCPKTSELVRSVPGLISAFFSIHTPGTHLPRHYGPTNGMITCHLGLQVPEDRHACRINIDGSDYSWEPGKFLVFDDTYYHEVWNDTEENRVVLLMHVERPLRQPGKAIADGFLWLATKSPFIQATLKALDDWKDEKAKTETT comes from the coding sequence ATGTCGGACACCGCTATCGCCACCGGCCCCCTGGGCCGGATTCGCGCCGCCAGCGCCTACGTGTTTCGCAAGTCGGTCTTCTGGATCGGCTTCTACATTCGGCCGCCCATCCATTGGTTTATCGGGCTGTTCTCGAAGGTCGGCAATCCACCCGTCTTCGAGTCCGACGTGTTCGACTGGACCTCGAACCTGGAGGCCAACTGGGAGGCCATCCGGGACGAGGCTCTCGCCGTCTGCCGCCCGGAGGACGCGCCCCCGCTGCGCGAGGTCTCGCCAGACCACAGCCGCATCGCCACCGATGAAAAATGGAAGGTATTCTTCCTCTTCGGCTACCGCTACGAGATCGAGGAGAACACGGCTCGCTGCCCAAAGACCAGCGAGCTGGTGAGGTCCGTGCCGGGACTGATTTCGGCGTTCTTCTCTATTCACACGCCGGGCACACACCTTCCAAGGCACTACGGCCCTACCAATGGCATGATCACCTGCCATCTCGGGCTGCAGGTGCCCGAAGACAGACACGCGTGCCGCATCAATATCGATGGCTCTGACTACAGCTGGGAGCCCGGCAAGTTCCTCGTCTTCGACGACACCTACTATCACGAGGTCTGGAACGATACCGAAGAGAACCGTGTGGTGCTGCTGATGCACGTTGAGCGACCGCTGCGCCAGCCGGGCAAGGCCATTGCAGACGGGTTTCTGTGGCTAGCGACCAAGAGTCCGTTTATCCAAGCTACGCTGAAGGCGTTGGATGACTGGAAGGACGAAAAAGCGAAAACCGAGACCACATGA
- a CDS encoding outer membrane lipoprotein-sorting protein yields MRGHRNPWAPLAFILCVQAPMALGQGIADAVPTEDVPVSADSELVASAPQDGVELPSPNDLVERLQTQEQRSSSLRLRARLEVDLPGEENDRAVQLLIKQRQDEKIRQTLLIAMWPRDRKGEALMIQRDDEAEVSGFHFVPPDTSTPLTEDDLGEPLFGTSVRPEDLFESFWDWPRHATVGAMSAGRRDCWIVESYKYEERRFPAVRSCVGAEEDIPLIIERFNGEGELIARIRAEKLIFREDRGWLPVVLTVETPGTQERATIRFTRSDRDVVYETEEFTPEGVRALSAPRS; encoded by the coding sequence GTGAGAGGTCATCGAAATCCTTGGGCGCCGCTGGCCTTCATCTTGTGCGTGCAAGCACCGATGGCCTTGGGCCAGGGCATCGCAGACGCCGTGCCTACCGAAGACGTCCCAGTCAGCGCGGACAGCGAACTGGTGGCGAGCGCGCCGCAAGACGGGGTGGAACTGCCCTCCCCGAACGACCTCGTAGAGCGGCTTCAAACGCAGGAGCAGCGCAGCAGCAGCCTGCGCCTGCGGGCGCGCTTGGAAGTCGACCTGCCCGGCGAGGAGAACGACCGCGCCGTGCAGCTACTGATCAAGCAGCGCCAGGACGAGAAGATCCGCCAGACCCTGCTGATTGCCATGTGGCCGCGAGACCGCAAGGGCGAAGCGCTGATGATCCAGCGCGACGACGAGGCCGAGGTCTCTGGCTTTCACTTCGTGCCGCCCGATACATCCACGCCCCTCACCGAGGACGATCTCGGCGAGCCCCTGTTCGGCACCTCCGTGCGCCCGGAGGATCTGTTCGAGTCCTTCTGGGACTGGCCGCGCCACGCCACCGTCGGCGCCATGAGCGCTGGGCGGCGGGACTGCTGGATCGTTGAGTCCTATAAGTACGAGGAAAGGCGCTTCCCCGCCGTGCGCTCCTGCGTCGGTGCAGAGGAAGACATCCCTTTGATCATCGAACGCTTCAACGGCGAGGGCGAGCTTATCGCTCGCATCCGGGCGGAAAAGCTCATCTTTCGTGAAGACCGCGGCTGGTTGCCGGTCGTGCTGACCGTGGAGACGCCGGGCACCCAGGAACGCGCCACCATTCGCTTCACGCGAAGCGATCGCGACGTAGTCTACGAGACGGAGGAATTCACGCCGGAAGGCGTTCGCGCGCTAAGCGCGCCGAGGAGCTGA
- a CDS encoding FtsX-like permease family protein — protein sequence MNLFTIVWKNLQRRVVRTALTVVGIAVGIAAVVALTGFARGLEASWAGIYEARDTDVVVRKVTSRSVVAANFEQDIFDDITDLPEVESTAGLLTDMMGVEEVSTIFVFGWEYPSFLWDHLTIIEGRMPSGNDSREALLGELAAETLGKGVGDPLQIEFDDFEVVGIYRTSALVETGAIVLPLEAMQTATERPGLVNLLNVRLHDPANDGPTVKASLEASHPTFTALEATEVASSNSGIEVAKAMSFATSLIAIVVGAFGVANTMLMSVFERTREIGILLAVGWNRRRVMAMILLESLMLALLGGAVGTAIGIGAARLMETTEVMRGRLQAEVGPDLFLTAFLVAVGLGTAAGLYPAWRAARLRPTVALSAE from the coding sequence ATGAACCTGTTCACCATCGTGTGGAAGAACCTGCAGCGCCGAGTGGTCCGCACGGCACTTACGGTGGTCGGTATCGCCGTCGGCATCGCTGCCGTGGTCGCCCTCACCGGCTTCGCCCGGGGCCTGGAGGCGAGCTGGGCCGGTATCTACGAGGCGCGCGACACCGACGTGGTGGTAAGAAAGGTGACCAGCCGCAGCGTGGTGGCGGCCAACTTCGAACAAGATATCTTCGATGACATTACGGACCTTCCGGAGGTGGAATCCACGGCTGGGCTGCTCACTGACATGATGGGCGTCGAGGAGGTCTCGACGATCTTCGTCTTCGGCTGGGAGTACCCGAGCTTCCTGTGGGACCACCTCACGATCATCGAAGGCCGTATGCCCTCAGGCAACGACTCGCGCGAGGCACTGCTCGGTGAGCTGGCCGCGGAGACCTTGGGCAAAGGCGTCGGCGATCCCCTGCAGATCGAGTTCGACGACTTCGAAGTGGTCGGCATCTACCGCACCTCGGCGCTGGTGGAGACCGGCGCGATCGTGCTGCCCTTGGAGGCTATGCAAACGGCCACCGAACGCCCAGGGCTGGTCAACCTGCTGAACGTGCGCCTGCACGATCCGGCCAATGACGGCCCAACCGTGAAAGCCTCCCTGGAGGCATCACACCCCACCTTCACCGCACTGGAGGCCACCGAAGTGGCGTCGAGTAACAGCGGCATCGAGGTGGCCAAGGCGATGAGCTTCGCCACCTCGCTGATCGCCATCGTCGTAGGCGCCTTCGGCGTTGCCAACACCATGCTCATGAGCGTGTTCGAGCGCACACGGGAGATCGGCATCCTGCTCGCAGTCGGTTGGAACCGAAGGCGCGTGATGGCCATGATCCTGCTCGAATCGCTGATGCTGGCGCTGCTCGGCGGCGCTGTGGGTACGGCGATCGGGATCGGGGCGGCGCGCCTGATGGAGACCACTGAGGTGATGCGCGGTCGCCTGCAGGCCGAGGTGGGCCCCGATCTGTTCCTAACCGCCTTCCTGGTGGCCGTGGGGCTCGGCACAGCGGCGGGGCTTTACCCTGCGTGGCGCGCGGCCCGCCTGCGTCCCACCGTTGCACTGAGCGCGGAGTAA
- a CDS encoding ABC transporter ATP-binding protein, giving the protein MTAKSPLIEARGLQKWYDGDRVHALRGLDLSVAHGEVLAIMGPSGSGKSTLLQLLGALDEPTDGELLFDGKAIRGQRALASYRSQHIGFVFQSFYLIPTLTALQNVQVPMLGQVRSARARTARARELLESVGLGERLHHHPTEMSGGERQRVAVARSLANSPALLLADEPTGNLDSENAKRILQVLLDVHERFDTTLIIVTHDASVASSADRVVHMLDGSCQAQSGAAESAATSA; this is encoded by the coding sequence ATGACTGCAAAATCACCGCTGATCGAAGCCAGGGGCCTACAGAAATGGTACGACGGGGATCGGGTACACGCCTTGCGTGGCCTAGACCTCTCGGTGGCACACGGAGAGGTGCTGGCGATAATGGGCCCCAGCGGCAGCGGCAAGTCGACGCTGCTGCAACTCCTCGGTGCCCTGGATGAGCCCACCGATGGCGAGTTGCTCTTCGACGGCAAGGCGATCCGCGGGCAACGCGCGCTGGCCAGCTACCGCTCCCAGCACATCGGGTTCGTCTTCCAGTCCTTCTATCTCATTCCCACCCTGACGGCCCTGCAAAACGTTCAGGTGCCGATGCTCGGCCAAGTGCGCTCAGCGCGAGCGCGAACCGCTCGCGCGCGCGAGCTATTGGAGAGCGTAGGCTTGGGCGAGCGCCTGCATCATCACCCCACGGAGATGTCCGGCGGCGAACGACAGCGCGTAGCAGTGGCCCGGAGCCTTGCCAATTCCCCGGCCTTGCTGCTAGCCGACGAACCGACCGGTAACCTGGATTCGGAAAACGCCAAGCGCATCCTGCAGGTGCTGCTCGACGTGCATGAGCGTTTCGACACCACGCTCATCATCGTCACCCATGACGCGAGCGTAGCATCGAGCGCCGACCGCGTGGTGCATATGCTCGACGGTAGCTGCCAGGCGCAATCCGGCGCCGCCGAGTCAGCGGCAACAAGCGCATGA
- a CDS encoding serine hydrolase domain-containing protein, with translation MLLRHLICIAWLMALLAACGGDSSTSSPATTADTNSAATPSDGISGALQSGLQKGLDAAWVYVDAGGSAKATYFDGVEDLRTDEPAKADALFKIASVSKLFIAVSVVKLADTGLLQLDDTVAFWLPSLAGRLANAEQITLRHLLQHRSGVPDFDSEPGFSWEAAHTDLEALLALVVDDPGDFSPDARYAYSNTNYLLLGLILDTALGYSHHEFVRNDILSPLGLIRTVSLLSEVDTSLMARGYWDGVDRTTQDYVVPGGSMISTIEETGAFLRALATGALLSAAQRERYLGLFGSVGHSGWLPGYQSITYYFTDIDTVVVQFVNNTGGSSEATSQALFDAVVDALYD, from the coding sequence ATGTTGCTACGACACCTCATTTGCATAGCGTGGCTGATGGCTTTGCTCGCCGCCTGTGGCGGCGACAGCAGCACCAGTTCTCCGGCGACCACTGCAGATACCAATTCAGCGGCAACGCCCTCAGATGGTATCAGCGGAGCTCTACAGAGCGGCCTCCAGAAGGGACTCGATGCCGCGTGGGTTTACGTCGACGCGGGTGGTAGTGCAAAGGCGACCTACTTCGACGGCGTCGAGGACCTACGCACGGATGAGCCTGCCAAAGCGGACGCTCTGTTCAAGATCGCCAGTGTCAGCAAGCTGTTCATCGCCGTCAGCGTCGTCAAACTCGCCGACACCGGCCTGCTGCAGCTCGACGATACGGTCGCCTTCTGGTTGCCTTCCCTCGCGGGGCGCTTGGCCAACGCCGAGCAGATCACCCTGCGCCATCTCCTCCAGCACCGCAGCGGCGTGCCCGACTTCGACAGCGAGCCGGGCTTCAGCTGGGAAGCTGCCCACACGGACCTTGAGGCGTTGCTAGCCCTCGTAGTGGACGACCCGGGGGACTTCTCTCCCGACGCCCGCTACGCATACAGCAACACCAACTACCTGCTGCTCGGACTGATCCTCGATACCGCCCTCGGCTACAGTCACCACGAATTCGTGCGCAACGACATTCTTTCGCCCCTAGGGTTGATCAGAACTGTCTCCCTACTGAGCGAGGTCGATACGTCACTGATGGCGCGTGGCTACTGGGATGGTGTGGATCGAACCACCCAAGACTACGTGGTGCCAGGCGGATCGATGATCTCGACCATTGAGGAAACCGGGGCGTTTCTGCGGGCGCTGGCGACGGGAGCGCTCCTCAGCGCGGCGCAACGTGAGCGGTATCTCGGTCTTTTCGGTAGTGTGGGTCACTCGGGATGGCTGCCGGGGTACCAGAGCATCACCTACTACTTCACCGATATCGACACGGTGGTGGTGCAGTTCGTGAACAATACGGGCGGTAGCAGTGAGGCGACTTCCCAAGCGTTGTTCGATGCGGTTGTCGACGCGCTATACGATTGA
- a CDS encoding alpha/beta hydrolase-fold protein: protein MPSLKPLVLSLCFCVPVLAPLASLAQEPGAAEVRVSISEGAVTAIAALGLQVPIVGRIFFIVARDDEQMPHLGTGVTGNPLWGVDVRDFGPGDRALIRDGDTSVSGYPFNALADLPPGDYHVQAFINVYTTFHRSDGHVIEAHMNSGAFQSPFKSPGNAYSEVQSVTVGEQGLGAIDLTISEVIQPSRPLQDGEVLQQGNFEDTVWVRYIKIRSEKLSAFWGRDMYIGANVLLPSGYEERPDATFPVLYMQGHSSGLTPMPWAPAPWFRPGYEPEHVAVGPQLEGFYEAWTAGELPKIVVITIRDANPFFDTSYSVNSPNVGPYADAIYEELIPHLEAQFRIVAEPWGRVLAGRSTGGWEAAAMMVFNPERFAGAFPWAPDPIDFRKLMQINIYDSNSAFYNELEWIRTPLPAQRDIDGIINYSVLDEHRYEQVVATKDRSGGQWAIWQALYSPVADDGYPAPLWDPDTGEINREVATYWREHWDLSHIIQRDWPRLGPKLAGKLHFAVGRRDNYYLEQAVYLTHARMAALANPAAAATFQYGTNGRHSWIGHSLEDPTQQLRYREFIRVVAQFVRERAPANADLESWGY from the coding sequence ATGCCTTCACTGAAGCCGCTCGTTCTCTCCTTGTGTTTCTGCGTGCCAGTGCTTGCGCCACTCGCTTCGCTCGCTCAAGAACCGGGGGCAGCAGAGGTCCGCGTATCAATAAGTGAAGGGGCGGTCACGGCCATCGCAGCGCTAGGCTTGCAGGTGCCCATCGTTGGGCGCATCTTCTTTATCGTGGCTCGCGACGATGAGCAGATGCCTCACCTAGGTACTGGCGTGACAGGCAATCCGCTCTGGGGTGTCGATGTGCGCGATTTCGGCCCTGGCGATCGCGCGCTCATCCGGGACGGGGATACGTCGGTCTCGGGCTATCCCTTCAACGCCCTCGCAGACCTGCCGCCCGGGGACTATCACGTGCAGGCCTTCATCAACGTGTACACCACTTTCCATCGATCCGATGGGCACGTGATCGAGGCGCACATGAATAGCGGCGCGTTTCAAAGTCCCTTCAAGTCGCCGGGCAACGCGTACAGCGAGGTTCAGAGCGTCACGGTCGGCGAGCAGGGCTTGGGTGCGATTGACCTGACCATCAGCGAGGTCATCCAGCCATCGCGGCCCTTGCAAGATGGCGAGGTTCTTCAGCAAGGGAATTTCGAGGACACCGTATGGGTCCGCTACATCAAAATTCGAAGCGAGAAGCTCTCAGCGTTTTGGGGCCGAGACATGTACATCGGCGCCAACGTCCTGCTTCCATCCGGGTACGAGGAGCGCCCTGACGCCACCTTCCCGGTGCTCTACATGCAGGGCCACTCTTCAGGATTAACGCCCATGCCTTGGGCGCCGGCGCCGTGGTTTCGGCCGGGCTACGAACCGGAGCATGTAGCCGTCGGCCCGCAGCTGGAGGGTTTCTACGAGGCCTGGACCGCGGGGGAGTTGCCCAAGATCGTCGTTATCACGATTCGCGATGCCAACCCCTTCTTTGATACGTCCTACTCCGTGAACTCCCCGAACGTCGGACCGTATGCCGACGCCATCTACGAGGAGCTGATTCCTCACTTAGAGGCGCAGTTTCGAATCGTTGCTGAGCCTTGGGGGCGCGTGCTGGCGGGTCGTTCGACCGGCGGCTGGGAGGCGGCGGCGATGATGGTGTTCAACCCGGAGCGCTTCGCGGGTGCGTTTCCCTGGGCGCCAGACCCGATCGACTTCCGCAAGCTGATGCAGATCAACATCTACGATTCCAACAGCGCCTTCTACAACGAACTCGAGTGGATTCGCACGCCCTTGCCAGCTCAACGAGATATTGATGGAATCATTAACTACTCGGTGCTTGATGAGCACCGCTACGAGCAAGTGGTGGCCACTAAAGATCGCTCAGGCGGTCAGTGGGCGATTTGGCAGGCGCTGTACAGCCCGGTCGCCGATGACGGCTACCCGGCGCCACTGTGGGATCCGGATACGGGGGAGATCAACCGCGAGGTCGCTACCTACTGGCGAGAGCATTGGGATCTAAGTCACATCATCCAGCGAGACTGGCCAAGGCTAGGTCCGAAGCTTGCTGGCAAGCTTCATTTCGCTGTGGGGCGGCGCGACAACTACTACCTCGAGCAGGCGGTATACCTGACCCACGCGCGCATGGCGGCGCTCGCAAACCCCGCCGCAGCGGCGACCTTTCAATACGGTACGAACGGCCGTCACTCGTGGATAGGGCACAGCCTCGAAGATCCCACGCAGCAACTTCGCTATCGGGAGTTCATCCGCGTGGTAGCACAGTTCGTGAGGGAGCGAGCCCCTGCCAATGCAGATCTAGAGAGTTGGGGCTACTGA